One Equus asinus isolate D_3611 breed Donkey chromosome 26, EquAss-T2T_v2, whole genome shotgun sequence genomic window carries:
- the KLK14 gene encoding kallikrein-14, with protein sequence MFVLLTALQILAVAMIQSQADESKIIGGHPCIQNSQPWQAALLAGPGRRFLCGGALLSDRWAITAAHCARRILWVALGKHNLKKWEATQQVLRVVRQVPHPQYDSRTHNNDLMLLQLGQPARLGRAVRPIPVANSCASPGTPCRVSGWGTTSSPNARYPNSLQCVNINIISDQDCRQAYPGAITSGMVCAGVPQGGKDSCQGDSGGPLVCREQLQGLVSWGMERCAQPGYPGVYTNLCKYQNWIQGTIRSR encoded by the exons ATGTTTGTCCTGCTGACAGCACTTCAGATCTTGGCTGTAG CCATGATACAGAGCCAAGCGGATGAGTCCAAGATAATTGGCGGCCATCCGTGCATCCAGAACTCTCAGCCGTGGCAGGCGGCCCTACTGGCAGGTCCCGGGCGTCGATTCCTCTGCGGAGGGGCCCTGCTGTCTGACCGGTGGGCCATCACCGCTGCTCACTGTGCCCGCCG gatccttTGGGTCGCCCTGGGCAAGCACAACCTGAAGAAGTGGGAAGCCACCCAGCAGGTGCTGCGCGTGGTTCGCCAGGTGCCACACCCCCAGTATGACTCCCGGACCCACAACAATGACCTGATGCTCCTGCAGCTGGGGCAGCCTGCTCGGCTGGGGAGGGCGGTGAGGCCCATCCCTGTGGCCAATTCCTGTGCCAGTCCGGGGACTCCCTGCCGTGTGTCGGGCTGGGGCACCACATCCAGCCCCAATG CCAGGTACCCCAACTCTCTGCAGTGCGTGAACATCAACATCATCTCGGATCAGGATTGTAGGCAGGCGTATCCCGGAGCCATTACCTCAGGCATGGTCTGTGCAGGAGTTCCCCAAGGGGGGAAGGACTCTTGTCAG GGTGACTCCGGGGGACCCCTGGTGTGCAGAGAACAGCTCCAGGGCCTGGTGTCCTGGGGGATGGAGCGCTGTGCCCAGCCTGGCTACCCCGGGGTCTACACCAACCTGTGCAAGTACCAGAACTGGATCCAGGGAACCATACGGAGCAGATGA